In Candidatus Limnocylindrales bacterium, a single window of DNA contains:
- a CDS encoding DUF2298 domain-containing protein — MKRNYLFCLILLLGVILRFYGLNWGAPSYAFHPDELRLFYAVEEISTKNLNPHFFAYGSLPIYLLKLSQQLTLLFFPSLSPYEAFFLAGRALSALLGSATLLVLYRLGKEFYSWKVGFFAAAFLAVTVLHIQLSHFLTVDGMLTFFVTVAVYFGARLIEQPAQARYYILTGIFTGMALATKFSALSLFGVLVLAHILAFLGPGQTFLFIKKALSLKGLSLLILAFLAAGITALLTQPYALLDYSEFFRQVKEQSDLVRGVIQYPYTLQYEKTVPYFYHLRNLTGYSMGILLGILTLAGVAWMSFVTLKRWVQVFKDNRRVPEFPIQSLLARGYGFKMSEGFPGRDQNSPVYQKINTLILAWTVGYFLLTAGLQVKFIRYLLPIFPFLCLLGAVALAEWESHLKKTGEVPSLTGRRILKNRVAFVLGMGVFLFSAVYAVAFVSIYGKENTRATASKWIYVNIPPGSIILGEDWDLTLPIPIDGLDPRIYQVISLSLYHPDDTRKLEDLSQKLSRATLVALASQRVYGSILRVPDRYPITSKYYKLLFEGKLGFSLVEVVTRYPTLSFQKTGWRITFKDRFADESFSVYDHPKILLFKKTKNLSASEIQTILKEAAPVYDSFALLSRMLTVEKPPLELLFPTGFEDLEENFEELEGTTTTGGGLKPPVTDTGAGSMGLRPTPLETSPRSGSRSDLGRQVENPSQNLFVKPGTPKGEMEVEPLTPFYERYGWILWLVTIELMGLIFLPITVLIFRKLPDGGYPLAKVLGILIPAYLTWFTVSWGIFRYSRILILGTLGLCLVISVYITCLTRDFLHTFFPRRISHFLINEAVFLTAFIGFLIFRAYNPDIFWSESSMDFSFINSVIRSEWFPPQDPWLSGFPLNYYYFGHYLVATLTKLTGIPAQITYNLAFALIPALVISEVFSLLFNLTSKYRYGLLGVLFSCVLGNLDGLVQLYDIYRGKEAVFRFFRSAHEVLPYTVHEFPFWSFIFVDLHAHVLNMPFFLFILLIGLQLLFEEEKIPSWPRLASLQVPLSLLSWMIYALGLGTLSVISSWDYPTAVIFLLFVALYQSRISYLYESFPGKGFFYKLYRFLLKPITGVFGILVPLSLLLYLPFYQNFYRQQMGLGLVGKAVTPLSSFLIFFGLFIFIILSYFLKTGFTLSKDSPRFKKVFYSLLILFLVGFSISLLSDVSYLVTVLLLFLLALVLFIFPRRIQSLSDGFIFLCLMLGLIIPLGCEWIFVRDFLQGEEIWRQTIPFFKSFKMLELTIAEYNGEWRRMNTIFKFYMQAWFLLSLASTYLLYLLFNRSGVLSTSSEFRISPYWLLGLPERPGSGVLARLPFRVIARSLKPVWWAGLFILIGGSLVFTVMGVYGRKYHDNYNRIHLPPTWDGLAYLKVKDPWEYRAIAWLNQQVEGSPVILEAVGDDYLYEFNRISSNTGLPTVLGWPSHAEQREHWGLSGERRQAVQTIYSSSNLEHILRLLLKYDVSYIYIGNTERRTYPKAGLEKFEQAKDLFKEVYRDGPVQIYKVMEYIIPQG; from the coding sequence ATGAAACGGAATTATCTTTTTTGTTTAATCTTGTTGTTAGGGGTTATTCTTCGTTTTTATGGATTGAACTGGGGAGCCCCGAGTTATGCCTTTCATCCCGATGAGCTTCGACTCTTCTATGCCGTTGAGGAAATTTCAACGAAAAATCTGAATCCTCACTTCTTTGCTTATGGGTCCTTACCGATCTATCTACTCAAACTCAGTCAACAGCTTACCCTTCTATTTTTTCCTAGCCTATCTCCTTATGAAGCTTTCTTCCTGGCCGGAAGGGCCCTCTCGGCCTTATTGGGATCTGCCACATTACTGGTTCTTTATAGATTAGGGAAGGAATTTTATTCCTGGAAAGTAGGTTTCTTTGCTGCGGCCTTTTTGGCTGTGACGGTCCTTCACATTCAGCTTTCTCACTTTTTGACTGTAGATGGAATGCTCACCTTCTTTGTTACGGTGGCCGTTTATTTTGGAGCCCGCTTAATTGAGCAACCTGCACAGGCTCGATATTATATTTTAACCGGTATTTTTACAGGAATGGCTCTGGCTACCAAGTTCAGTGCTCTTTCCCTCTTTGGAGTTCTGGTTTTGGCTCATATCCTGGCCTTTCTCGGCCCAGGACAGACTTTCCTTTTCATTAAAAAGGCTCTTTCTCTCAAAGGTTTGAGTCTTCTGATTCTGGCTTTTCTTGCTGCTGGAATAACCGCCCTCCTCACGCAACCCTATGCGTTACTGGATTATTCAGAATTTTTCCGGCAGGTTAAAGAACAGAGCGATCTGGTCCGAGGCGTGATTCAGTATCCCTATACTCTTCAATACGAAAAAACGGTTCCCTATTTTTATCATCTAAGAAATCTCACCGGTTATAGCATGGGGATCCTCCTGGGCATTCTAACATTGGCCGGTGTTGCCTGGATGAGCTTTGTGACCCTCAAGAGATGGGTTCAGGTCTTCAAAGATAATAGACGGGTTCCGGAGTTCCCCATCCAAAGTCTCCTGGCAAGGGGTTATGGGTTTAAGATGTCGGAAGGGTTTCCGGGGAGAGATCAAAACTCTCCAGTCTATCAAAAAATTAATACTCTCATCCTGGCCTGGACGGTGGGATACTTTCTTCTAACAGCCGGACTTCAGGTTAAATTTATCCGATATCTGCTCCCTATCTTCCCCTTCCTTTGTTTGTTGGGTGCTGTTGCTCTGGCAGAGTGGGAAAGTCACCTCAAGAAAACAGGGGAAGTTCCTTCCCTGACCGGAAGAAGGATCCTGAAGAATCGTGTTGCTTTCGTTCTGGGTATGGGGGTGTTTCTGTTTTCTGCTGTCTATGCCGTTGCTTTTGTTTCCATTTATGGAAAAGAAAATACCCGGGCGACTGCTTCCAAATGGATCTATGTAAATATTCCACCGGGCTCTATTATCCTTGGAGAAGATTGGGATCTAACTCTCCCAATTCCCATCGATGGATTGGATCCCAGGATTTATCAGGTAATTTCCTTAAGTCTTTATCATCCCGATGACACGAGAAAGCTCGAGGATCTTTCTCAAAAATTATCCCGTGCCACCCTGGTAGCTCTGGCCAGTCAACGGGTTTACGGCTCGATTCTGCGAGTTCCAGATCGATATCCTATTACATCTAAATACTATAAACTCCTTTTCGAGGGGAAACTCGGATTTAGTCTGGTAGAAGTCGTTACGCGATATCCGACCCTTTCCTTTCAAAAGACCGGCTGGCGCATAACCTTCAAGGACCGTTTTGCCGATGAGAGTTTTTCAGTTTACGATCATCCTAAGATCCTCTTATTTAAGAAAACAAAAAACCTGTCGGCTTCTGAGATTCAAACTATTCTAAAGGAAGCAGCCCCTGTTTATGATTCCTTTGCCCTGTTAAGTAGAATGTTGACCGTTGAAAAACCTCCCCTGGAGCTTCTGTTCCCTACGGGTTTCGAAGACCTGGAAGAGAACTTCGAAGAACTCGAAGGTACCACAACAACAGGAGGAGGTTTGAAACCTCCGGTTACAGATACCGGGGCAGGGTCCATGGGTTTAAGACCAACTCCCCTGGAGACCAGCCCCAGATCTGGCTCCCGTTCAGATCTGGGTCGGCAGGTTGAAAATCCTTCACAAAACCTTTTCGTTAAACCTGGAACTCCAAAAGGGGAAATGGAAGTTGAACCCTTGACGCCCTTTTATGAGCGATATGGTTGGATCCTCTGGCTGGTAACCATCGAACTGATGGGGCTCATTTTTCTACCTATCACGGTGCTGATTTTTCGAAAACTTCCAGATGGGGGATATCCTTTAGCGAAAGTTTTAGGGATTCTCATCCCGGCCTATTTAACCTGGTTTACGGTCAGTTGGGGTATATTTAGATATTCCAGAATCCTCATCTTGGGTACCCTGGGATTATGCCTAGTAATCTCTGTTTATATAACTTGCCTTACACGAGATTTTCTCCACACTTTTTTCCCTCGTCGTATCTCTCACTTTCTCATAAACGAAGCCGTTTTTTTAACAGCGTTTATCGGCTTCCTCATCTTTCGGGCTTACAATCCCGATATATTCTGGAGTGAAAGCTCCATGGATTTTTCTTTTATTAACTCAGTCATTCGATCCGAGTGGTTTCCTCCCCAAGATCCCTGGTTATCAGGCTTTCCGTTGAATTACTACTACTTTGGTCACTACCTGGTTGCAACCCTGACCAAACTTACCGGAATTCCTGCCCAGATTACCTACAACCTGGCCTTTGCGCTGATCCCGGCCCTGGTCATATCTGAAGTTTTTAGTTTGCTCTTTAACCTGACCTCTAAATACCGATACGGTCTTCTAGGAGTTCTATTCTCCTGTGTCCTAGGCAATCTGGATGGACTGGTTCAGTTATACGATATTTATCGCGGTAAGGAAGCCGTTTTTCGCTTCTTTCGGAGTGCCCACGAGGTCCTTCCTTATACGGTTCATGAATTTCCCTTCTGGAGTTTCATTTTCGTAGACCTCCATGCCCATGTCCTGAACATGCCTTTCTTTCTTTTTATTCTATTGATCGGGCTTCAGCTTCTATTTGAAGAAGAGAAAATTCCCTCCTGGCCCCGTTTGGCCTCGTTACAGGTACCGTTAAGTCTCCTCTCCTGGATGATTTACGCTCTTGGCCTGGGTACCCTTTCCGTTATCAGCAGTTGGGACTATCCCACAGCGGTTATCTTCCTGTTGTTTGTAGCTCTTTACCAAAGCCGAATTTCCTACCTTTATGAATCTTTCCCGGGTAAGGGATTTTTTTATAAACTATATCGGTTCCTGCTCAAACCGATAACAGGTGTATTTGGAATATTAGTCCCGCTCAGTCTTCTACTTTATCTACCTTTTTATCAAAACTTTTACCGTCAACAAATGGGTCTAGGGCTTGTAGGAAAAGCCGTCACACCCCTTTCTTCCTTTCTCATTTTCTTTGGCCTGTTTATCTTTATAATCCTTTCCTATTTCTTGAAGACCGGTTTTACCCTTTCTAAAGATTCCCCTCGATTTAAGAAAGTCTTTTATAGCCTGCTTATTCTTTTCCTGGTGGGGTTTTCCATAAGTTTACTTTCCGATGTATCTTATCTGGTTACGGTTCTGCTGCTTTTTCTTTTAGCCCTTGTCCTGTTTATTTTTCCACGACGGATTCAGTCCCTATCCGATGGGTTTATATTTCTTTGCTTGATGCTCGGGTTGATCATTCCCTTAGGATGTGAGTGGATTTTCGTCCGGGATTTTCTTCAGGGAGAAGAAATCTGGAGACAAACGATTCCCTTTTTTAAGTCTTTTAAGATGCTTGAATTGACTATAGCCGAATACAACGGGGAATGGCGACGTATGAATACCATTTTTAAATTCTATATGCAGGCCTGGTTTCTGTTATCCCTTGCTTCCACCTACCTGCTTTACCTCCTTTTTAACCGTTCAGGAGTTCTTTCCACCTCTTCTGAATTTCGTATATCCCCTTACTGGCTTTTGGGATTACCCGAGCGTCCCGGATCCGGGGTTTTGGCCCGATTACCTTTCAGGGTAATTGCTCGAAGTCTTAAACCTGTCTGGTGGGCCGGTTTATTCATCTTGATAGGAGGTTCCCTGGTTTTTACCGTAATGGGAGTTTACGGACGGAAATACCACGATAACTATAACCGGATTCATCTTCCTCCCACCTGGGACGGACTCGCTTACCTGAAAGTAAAAGATCCTTGGGAATATCGGGCTATTGCCTGGTTAAATCAACAGGTTGAAGGAAGTCCGGTTATCCTGGAGGCGGTTGGAGATGATTACCTCTATGAGTTCAATCGTATTTCTTCAAATACGGGATTACCTACTGTTCTGGGATGGCCAAGCCACGCCGAACAACGGGAACACTGGGGACTATCCGGTGAGCGAAGACAGGCCGTTCAAACCATCTATAGCAGTTCTAACCTAGAACATATCCTGCGACTGCTATTAAAATATGATGTATCTTATATCTATATTGGAAACACCGAGCGAAGGACTTATCCCAAAGCGGGGTTAGAGAAATTTGAGCAGGCAAAGGACCTTTTTAAGGAAGTTTATCGGGATGGCCCGGTTCAAATCTATAAGGTGATGGAATATATCATTCCCCAGGGTTGA
- a CDS encoding AtpZ/AtpI family protein, giving the protein MSQEDKWKPLRQVGQLSSLGIAMAMSIVIGVAIGLYLDSLLGTKPWMFLLFMIFGIAAGFSIVIKEVTKLGKEDSREKFEGGDKPPTRD; this is encoded by the coding sequence GTGAGTCAGGAGGATAAATGGAAACCGCTCCGACAGGTGGGGCAACTTAGCTCGCTGGGAATAGCAATGGCCATGTCCATTGTCATTGGCGTTGCTATTGGACTGTATCTGGATAGTCTCCTGGGAACTAAACCCTGGATGTTTTTACTTTTTATGATCTTTGGAATTGCGGCAGGGTTTAGTATCGTCATTAAAGAGGTAACTAAACTTGGTAAAGAGGACTCCCGTGAAAAGTTCGAAGGAGGTGACAAACCCCCGACAAGGGATTAG
- a CDS encoding ATP synthase subunit I translates to MKSSKEVTNPRQGISIRQIEVNYARLLVAVVVASLIFQNLYFTLGILIGGGVCLLNFRGLTFSVRRTLIPHRIPAKVNLLYFLGFFFRFGLIALATLYVFKLKTGGLIGFILGLSLILMAITLTGIGQAIQEQRQKKSQRL, encoded by the coding sequence GTGAAAAGTTCGAAGGAGGTGACAAACCCCCGACAAGGGATTAGCATCCGACAAATCGAAGTAAACTACGCCCGGCTATTGGTGGCTGTGGTAGTGGCCAGCTTAATTTTTCAAAATCTTTACTTTACGCTGGGCATTTTAATCGGAGGGGGAGTTTGTCTACTTAATTTTCGAGGACTTACCTTCTCGGTGCGAAGGACGTTAATTCCTCATCGAATTCCTGCAAAGGTTAACCTTCTTTATTTTCTTGGATTCTTCTTTCGATTCGGACTGATTGCCCTGGCAACTCTCTATGTTTTTAAACTCAAAACAGGCGGGTTGATAGGCTTTATTTTGGGACTATCCTTAATTCTGATGGCTATAACCCTGACGGGAATCGGTCAGGCCATTCAAGAACAGAGGCAAAAGAAATCACAACGTTTGTAA
- a CDS encoding F0F1 ATP synthase subunit A yields MEKLEHPTLIGTLLSWIGLHIPEHVLMTWLVMIILIGLGYFISRNITFIPSRLQSVIEILVLALDNLLEDTVGPKGRKYLPLVGTLALYIFLSNILGLIPGFKSPTSSLNTTASCALVVFIYYNYQGIREHGAWNYIRHFMGPGLGEKNIPWLAPLMFPVEIISHVARPLSLSMRLFGNIMGEDLVLAVLMVYITPLVVPLPMMFMAVFTSLIQTFIFVLLTCLYLAGAVAGEEEH; encoded by the coding sequence ATGGAAAAACTCGAACATCCGACACTCATCGGTACTTTGTTGAGCTGGATTGGTCTACATATACCGGAACATGTGCTCATGACGTGGCTGGTCATGATCATTTTAATAGGCTTGGGGTACTTTATATCCAGGAATATCACTTTTATTCCTTCACGGCTTCAATCGGTTATTGAGATTTTAGTCCTGGCCCTGGATAACTTATTAGAAGATACGGTTGGGCCCAAAGGAAGAAAATATCTACCTCTGGTAGGAACACTGGCTTTGTATATTTTTCTCTCCAATATTCTTGGGCTAATCCCCGGTTTCAAGTCTCCGACCAGCAGTTTAAATACAACGGCATCATGTGCTCTGGTTGTTTTTATTTACTACAACTATCAGGGAATTCGAGAGCATGGGGCCTGGAATTATATCCGGCACTTTATGGGACCTGGTCTTGGGGAGAAAAACATTCCCTGGTTGGCTCCCCTGATGTTCCCGGTGGAAATTATTAGCCATGTTGCCCGACCTCTTTCTCTGTCGATGCGTCTTTTTGGCAATATCATGGGTGAGGATCTGGTTCTTGCCGTACTCATGGTTTACATTACCCCCCTTGTGGTTCCCCTACCCATGATGTTTATGGCTGTTTTCACGAGTCTTATTCAGACCTTCATCTTCGTTCTTCTAACTTGCCTGTACCTTGCCGGTGCTGTAGCTGGGGAGGAAGAACATTAA
- a CDS encoding ATP synthase F0 subunit C, with protein MFSKKTLVVTAFVMLIAFVALPVLAAEKTAEESAGGANRITYFSVAVFTGGFAMAIGSLITSLSQGRAIVSACDGIARNPGAAPRIQTAMIIGLAFIESIAIYVLVTVLIIFFVDPFGLLG; from the coding sequence GTGTTCTCAAAGAAAACCCTTGTTGTAACTGCCTTTGTAATGTTGATTGCTTTTGTTGCATTACCGGTTTTGGCTGCTGAAAAAACCGCTGAGGAGTCTGCGGGCGGGGCTAATCGAATTACTTACTTTTCCGTAGCCGTTTTTACCGGTGGATTCGCCATGGCCATCGGCTCTTTGATTACCAGTTTAAGCCAGGGACGCGCCATTGTAAGTGCCTGCGATGGAATTGCCAGAAACCCTGGGGCAGCACCACGAATCCAAACGGCTATGATTATCGGTCTGGCCTTTATCGAATCTATTGCTATTTACGTGTTGGTTACCGTACTGATTATCTTCTTTGTCGATCCCTTTGGTTTACTGGGTTAA
- a CDS encoding pseudouridine synthase — MMERLQKVLARAGIASRRESERLIKEGRVMVNSKIVTQLGTKVDPTQDIIQVDGKQISLKKSYHYLLLYKPAGYLTTFKTDETKPTLADLLPKLKGRVFPVGRLDFNSEGLVFLTDDGELAYILQHPKFEVPKTYEVRVHGIPDEKDLNRLSQGIRLEDGKTKPAKVRLLRTTGKNAWLQITIYEGKKRQVRRMCEAVGHPVSRLIRVALGPLTLQGLEKGSYRFLTPEEVTSLKKYVEKLSRKKTKAK; from the coding sequence ATGATGGAAAGATTACAAAAGGTTTTAGCAAGGGCAGGAATTGCTTCTCGGCGGGAGAGTGAGCGGCTGATTAAAGAGGGTCGGGTTATGGTCAACAGTAAAATTGTTACCCAACTGGGAACCAAAGTAGACCCAACCCAGGATATTATCCAGGTAGACGGAAAGCAGATCTCTCTTAAAAAATCTTACCATTACCTCCTCCTCTATAAACCGGCTGGGTATTTGACAACCTTCAAAACAGATGAAACCAAGCCGACCCTGGCCGATTTGCTTCCCAAGCTAAAGGGTCGGGTCTTTCCCGTGGGAAGACTGGATTTTAATTCCGAAGGCCTGGTCTTTTTGACCGATGATGGAGAGCTGGCCTATATTCTCCAACATCCTAAATTTGAAGTTCCTAAAACCTATGAGGTACGGGTACATGGCATTCCCGATGAGAAGGATCTCAATCGGCTATCCCAAGGAATCCGACTGGAAGATGGGAAAACAAAACCGGCTAAAGTCCGGCTTTTACGAACAACCGGGAAAAATGCCTGGCTTCAAATAACAATTTATGAAGGTAAAAAACGCCAGGTTCGACGTATGTGTGAGGCGGTGGGACATCCTGTTTCTCGGTTGATACGGGTAGCTCTGGGGCCTTTAACCCTGCAAGGACTTGAGAAGGGAAGCTATCGGTTCTTAACCCCTGAAGAAGTTACTTCCCTCAAGAAATACGTGGAAAAACTCAGCCGGAAGAAAACCAAAGCTAAGTAA
- the scpB gene encoding SMC-Scp complex subunit ScpB translates to MDTQEIKATLEALLFASPEPLTLDRICEVLEGVDPQSISAMLSQLDREYQEPGRGFRMVRVAGGYQLATKLEYARWIKKLNILKKRSKLSLPSLETLAIIAYKQPITKPEIEEIRGVNVDGVIKTLLERGLIRIIGKKEVPGRPAVYGTTPEFLRHFGLNDLSELPEPDEFEEMVS, encoded by the coding sequence ATGGATACCCAGGAAATTAAAGCTACCCTTGAGGCCCTTCTCTTTGCATCCCCAGAACCCCTTACTTTGGATAGAATCTGCGAGGTTTTAGAAGGGGTAGACCCCCAGAGTATCTCCGCCATGCTAAGCCAGTTAGATCGGGAGTATCAGGAGCCGGGACGAGGGTTTCGAATGGTTCGAGTGGCAGGAGGTTATCAATTGGCAACCAAACTCGAGTATGCCCGCTGGATCAAAAAGTTAAATATCCTCAAAAAACGCTCCAAATTGTCTCTTCCTTCTCTAGAAACCCTGGCGATTATAGCATATAAACAACCCATTACAAAGCCCGAGATCGAAGAGATTCGCGGTGTTAATGTTGATGGGGTTATCAAAACCCTTTTAGAGCGTGGATTGATCCGTATTATCGGTAAAAAGGAAGTGCCGGGCCGACCGGCTGTGTACGGAACAACCCCAGAATTTCTCCGACACTTCGGGTTAAATGATTTATCCGAGCTGCCTGAGCCCGATGAGTTTGAAGAAATGGTATCATGA